From Thermodesulfovibrionia bacterium, a single genomic window includes:
- the trpD gene encoding anthranilate phosphoribosyltransferase — MIKEAISLLIEGRDLSKVQMADSMRDIMEGKSTDAQTASFLTALRLKGETIDEITGAAVIMREKATKINSPLNTVDTCGTGGDMAHTFNISTTSAIVVSACGVPVAKHGNRSVSSRSGSADVLEALGVKIDLEPKKVERCLQETGFGFMFAPLFHPAMKFAIGPRKEMGIRTVFNILGPLTNPAGAKRQVLGVFSDPLTETMAHVLCNLGIEHAFIVHGKDGLDEITNTDDTKISELKNGTVNTYYLSPSDIGFKKAGKDELVGGTAEENAKITMDILKGLTGAKRDITIMNSAAALIAGGHANGFFGAVKQAEEAIDSGAALRKLEEIIAITNKL, encoded by the coding sequence ATGATAAAAGAAGCCATAAGTTTGTTAATAGAGGGCCGAGACCTTTCGAAAGTCCAGATGGCTGATTCCATGAGGGATATCATGGAGGGCAAGTCTACAGACGCGCAGACAGCCTCTTTTCTGACAGCCCTGAGATTAAAGGGCGAGACCATTGATGAGATCACTGGCGCGGCGGTCATCATGCGCGAAAAGGCGACAAAAATAAATTCTCCCCTGAATACGGTTGACACATGCGGGACAGGCGGCGACATGGCGCATACATTCAACATCTCAACTACCTCTGCCATAGTCGTATCGGCATGCGGCGTGCCTGTCGCAAAGCACGGCAACCGCTCTGTCTCAAGCAGGTCGGGAAGCGCTGATGTTCTTGAGGCCCTCGGGGTCAAGATAGACCTTGAGCCTAAAAAAGTAGAGCGTTGCCTTCAGGAGACCGGATTCGGCTTCATGTTCGCTCCGCTCTTCCATCCTGCCATGAAGTTCGCAATAGGCCCTCGAAAAGAGATGGGCATAAGGACCGTCTTCAATATACTTGGGCCTCTTACCAACCCTGCCGGCGCAAAGAGACAGGTGCTCGGAGTATTCAGCGACCCGCTTACAGAGACAATGGCACATGTGCTATGTAACCTCGGCATTGAACATGCATTTATCGTTCACGGCAAAGACGGGCTGGATGAGATAACAAATACAGACGATACAAAAATATCTGAACTGAAAAACGGGACTGTGAATACCTATTACTTGTCTCCTTCGGATATAGGATTTAAAAAAGCAGGAAAGGATGAGCTTGTCGGAGGAACAGCTGAAGAGAATGCGAAGATAACAATGGACATACTCAAAGGCTTAACCGGCGCCAAAAGGGATATAACCATAATGAACTCAGCCGCAGCCCTGATAGCAGGCGGCCACGCGAACGGTTTTTTTGGAGCTGTTAAACAGGCTGAAGAGGCCATTGACTCAGGAGCCGCGCTCAGGAAACTTGAAGAGATAATAGCGATTACAAATAAACTTTAA